Proteins encoded within one genomic window of Kibdelosporangium phytohabitans:
- a CDS encoding sigma factor-like helix-turn-helix DNA-binding protein, with amino-acid sequence MHHEHAATLLRYVLRLTEDEQRAQDVVREVLLRASKNPDLLTAPDVATALYSAAREAIGASDPALDSWLIADALSQLTPEHRTVILRAYYMGQSVSELAEALDVPEGTILSRLHYGLRALRLALQERGVTGP; translated from the coding sequence TTGCACCACGAGCACGCGGCCACGCTGTTGCGGTACGTGCTGCGCCTGACCGAAGACGAGCAACGCGCGCAGGACGTCGTGCGGGAGGTGCTGCTGCGCGCGTCGAAGAACCCGGACCTGCTCACCGCGCCGGACGTGGCCACGGCGCTGTACTCGGCGGCACGCGAGGCGATCGGCGCCTCGGACCCGGCACTGGACTCGTGGCTGATCGCCGACGCGCTCAGCCAGCTGACCCCGGAACACCGGACGGTGATCCTGCGCGCCTATTACATGGGACAATCGGTATCGGAGCTGGCCGAAGCTCTGGATGTGCCCGAGGGCACCATCCTGTCACGACTGCACTACGGGCTGCGCGCGTTGCGCCTCGCATTGCAGGAGAGAGGGGTGACCGGGCCGTGA
- the eat gene encoding ethanolamine permease — translation MAKQYETVDQQYLAKRQLKRGAAGWVLLAGLGVSYVISGDFAGWNIGLAKGGWGGLLIATVLMALMYTCMVLGLAEMASALPVAGAGYGFARRALGPTGGFLTGMAILIEYAIAPAAISVFIGGYVEALGLFGLTSGWPVFLVCYLVFVGAHLWGVGEALRAMFVITGIATVALIAFVVGMIGKFDPAKLFDIPMTDAFGASSFLPFGISGVVAALVYGIWFFLAIEGVPLAAEEARDPKRDLPRGIIAAMSVLLVFAALMLVFAPGGAGSAALQASGNPLPDAVRVAFGGDNFLAQFVNYVGLAGLVASFFSIIYAYSRQLFALSRAGYLPRWLSVTGKRKTPYLALIVPGTIGFVLAVWIHDGGKLINIAVFGATVSYVLLNVSHVVLRVREPNLERPYRTPGGVITTAIAAVLAVAAVVATFFVDVPAAAITAGIMVVALAYFWFYSRHHLVANAPEEEFAAIARAEKELE, via the coding sequence GTGGCCAAGCAGTACGAGACAGTCGACCAGCAGTACTTGGCGAAACGCCAGCTCAAACGGGGGGCCGCGGGCTGGGTGCTGCTCGCCGGGCTGGGCGTCTCCTACGTCATCTCCGGTGACTTCGCCGGCTGGAACATCGGCCTCGCCAAAGGCGGCTGGGGCGGCCTGCTGATCGCGACCGTGCTGATGGCCCTGATGTACACGTGCATGGTCCTCGGCCTCGCCGAGATGGCCTCCGCGCTGCCCGTCGCGGGCGCCGGCTACGGCTTCGCCCGCCGCGCGCTCGGCCCGACCGGCGGTTTCCTCACCGGCATGGCGATCCTGATCGAGTACGCCATCGCGCCCGCTGCCATCTCGGTGTTCATCGGCGGGTACGTCGAAGCACTCGGGCTGTTCGGGCTGACCAGCGGCTGGCCGGTGTTCCTGGTCTGCTACCTGGTCTTCGTCGGCGCGCACCTGTGGGGGGTCGGCGAGGCGCTGCGCGCGATGTTCGTGATCACCGGCATCGCCACGGTCGCGCTCATCGCCTTCGTGGTCGGGATGATCGGCAAGTTCGACCCGGCCAAGCTGTTCGACATCCCGATGACCGACGCGTTCGGCGCGAGTTCGTTCCTGCCGTTCGGGATCTCGGGCGTGGTGGCCGCGCTGGTCTACGGCATCTGGTTCTTCCTCGCCATCGAGGGCGTGCCGCTGGCCGCCGAAGAAGCCCGTGACCCGAAGCGGGACCTGCCGCGCGGGATCATCGCCGCGATGTCCGTGCTGCTGGTGTTCGCCGCGCTGATGCTGGTGTTCGCCCCAGGGGGCGCCGGTTCGGCCGCGCTGCAGGCGTCGGGCAACCCGTTGCCGGACGCGGTCCGCGTGGCCTTCGGCGGTGACAACTTCCTGGCCCAGTTCGTGAACTACGTGGGTCTCGCCGGGCTGGTCGCGAGCTTCTTCTCGATCATCTACGCGTACTCGCGGCAGCTTTTCGCCCTGTCGCGCGCCGGGTACCTGCCGCGCTGGTTGTCGGTGACCGGGAAACGCAAGACCCCGTACCTGGCGCTGATCGTGCCCGGCACGATCGGGTTCGTCCTGGCCGTGTGGATCCACGACGGCGGCAAGCTGATCAACATCGCGGTGTTCGGGGCGACGGTGTCCTATGTGCTGCTCAACGTCTCGCACGTCGTGCTGCGCGTGCGCGAACCGAACCTGGAGCGGCCGTACCGGACGCCCGGTGGTGTGATCACCACGGCAATCGCCGCCGTCCTCGCGGTCGCGGCCGTGGTGGCCACGTTCTTCGTCGACGTGCCCGCCGCGGCGATCACCGCGGGGATCATGGTCGTGGCGTTGGCATACTTCTGGTTCTACAGCCGTCATCACCTGGTGGCGAATGCTCCTGAGGAGGAGTTCGCCGCGATCGCCAGGGCGGAGAAGGAGCTGGAGTAG
- a CDS encoding anti-sigma factor family protein: MKSYREWDAAYVLGSLSPDERSEFEQHMETCQSCKEQVAELSGLPAILSALPQDQAIELLDPPQDTMPALINAAVRARRWERVRVAAAVVVAAALGAVLVYVSRPSDPVEAGGVTTQLTQTIPSPVTASVTLVEEPWGTRIDVKCDYAGASRDGPALPYTLYVSDASGSLTRVGSWSAGPGTSMTPTATTDVPRGRITRVEIRLATIDKTVLEARF; this comes from the coding sequence GTGAAGTCCTACCGGGAATGGGACGCCGCCTACGTTCTCGGCTCGCTGTCCCCCGACGAGCGCAGCGAGTTCGAGCAGCACATGGAGACCTGCCAGTCCTGCAAGGAACAGGTCGCCGAACTGTCGGGCTTACCGGCCATCCTGTCGGCGTTGCCGCAGGATCAGGCCATCGAACTGCTGGACCCGCCGCAGGACACCATGCCCGCGCTGATCAACGCCGCTGTCCGGGCACGGCGTTGGGAACGGGTCCGTGTCGCCGCCGCGGTCGTCGTCGCCGCGGCGCTCGGCGCTGTCCTGGTCTACGTGTCGCGACCCAGTGATCCGGTCGAGGCCGGTGGCGTGACCACCCAGCTGACGCAGACGATCCCGAGTCCGGTCACGGCGTCGGTGACGTTGGTCGAGGAGCCGTGGGGCACGCGCATCGACGTGAAATGCGACTACGCCGGGGCGAGCAGGGACGGCCCCGCCCTGCCCTACACCTTGTACGTCTCCGACGCGTCCGGTTCGTTGACGCGCGTCGGCAGCTGGAGCGCGGGACCAGGCACGTCGATGACGCCGACCGCGACGACGGACGTGCCGCGTGGCCGGATCACGCGGGTGGAGATCAGATTGGCCACCATCGACAAGACGGTGCTCGAAGCGCGGTTCTAG